In a genomic window of Nodosilinea sp. E11:
- a CDS encoding peptidoglycan-binding domain-containing protein — MTSRWLTPVFRSGFLLLCGLWLGTGGDLVPLALAQEPPLARVLLQPGDRGPEVGQLQRQLAELGFYAGEIDAIFGEDTAAAVRSLQQQQTIPVDGLMGAQTWLALAAAQAAARPTLPFPLIAQTVSFTPLIVAQPAPPPSALWLGLMPLVPITGGLLTYLKQRLQRRLSPTQLSKTPKFSEPPKPPKPPPCR; from the coding sequence ATGACGAGCCGATGGCTAACGCCGGTCTTCCGCAGCGGCTTTCTATTGCTCTGCGGGCTATGGCTGGGAACCGGCGGTGACCTGGTGCCTTTGGCGCTGGCTCAGGAGCCGCCCTTGGCTAGAGTGCTGCTTCAGCCCGGCGATCGCGGTCCCGAGGTGGGTCAGCTTCAGCGCCAGCTAGCTGAACTGGGGTTTTATGCTGGGGAGATCGATGCCATTTTTGGTGAAGATACGGCTGCAGCGGTGCGATCGCTCCAGCAGCAGCAGACTATCCCGGTAGACGGCCTCATGGGCGCTCAAACCTGGCTTGCTCTGGCTGCCGCCCAAGCCGCCGCCAGACCGACGCTACCCTTCCCCTTGATTGCTCAAACCGTCAGCTTTACGCCCTTGATCGTGGCTCAGCCCGCTCCACCCCCCTCTGCCCTCTGGCTGGGGCTGATGCCCCTGGTGCCGATCACGGGCGGATTGCTGACTTACCTAAAACAGCGCCTTCAGCGGCGGCTTAGCCCGACTCAGCTTTCCAAAACTCCCAAGTTCTCCGAGCCTCCCAAGCCGCCTAAGCCCCCCCCATGCCGGTAG